The genomic window atttaaaacacaaacttcttAGAGATATTATCAATAGTGCTTAAGTTCATGTTGAAAGTGAAATACCAAatgattgaaattttatttaataatgatacagGTTTTCGTGCGGTCGTTGGAAGggtgaaatgaaataaaataatttgaaataaagatttaattacaatcgttacataattttacttataataataattaataggtacatattctataaatatctatatagaacatttaatattaagcgAATGTATTCGATTTTGGTCACGTTTAAAGTTTTCGATGAAATGCTGTTCGTTTAAGCCTCAATGTGTTGTGGTGACCAAATGTATTAATTGCGGAGATCAAATATTGCCCaagtgttttataataaatattttatgtttaggaAACTTAAACGTAAGTGATAAACACCTGACTAATGCACCATTTGACATacacagtttaaaaataatactaaataaagtgacataataattataaaaaatatttgaaagaaaaaaaaaaaaataataacacaatcgcaacattaatgattatttaaatattaatgataaggATAATTCGAACGCGatgaaacataataataataattttacaaatgtgTTGTTATTTCACAAGCAGATATACTTCGATACTTCGGTACGCGGAGGTAATTCGACAGCGGTACTTATCGTATTAGATGCGATCAAGTTGTTTCAAATGGACGCTTAGGATACCAAAGTGACGTTGAAGTTGAAAAATCATTTATCAACTGTATACAGATATATCGAAGTGATTGCGATcgatttcgtaaaataaaatatattcagaataAACCTATTTACATATACttctaataatacttttaaacaatatttataaatccgaCGTATACGACGCGGGATGTGGAAAAAACAGTATTAATTACTTTGTACAATTGATgtgaaactaaataatatagaaaatctACACAGCTCCGTCTATTTACAATGACATTCACGATTAACAGATCGACTCTAAATcggtttgtaaaattaatattacatcaaGTAAAATCGGGCGCGTAAAATAAGCTCAGAAATAAGCATTCGTATCGTTACAAATATAACTCTTTATTTGGAAGAActcagaaaacatttttaattcctTAATATTAACGTACttgacaattaaaattaaacataatgtaCAATTCACTAAATCCAATGGCTAGTCAAGATATACACGTCATTGCGCATTTCGTGTATtcgaatcataaataaattggatattattttcagaatattcttatgtctataaaaatactgagcaaccgttttttttttttcaatacaatgaTTTAATTTCTAAGGACAACCGTTATCTAGATcacatgaaattaaatttttaagtacaAATCAACAAGTTActttatacattacaataatctgtgcattttaatttagatatttgaaaataattattctacacgataaccgaattttatgaaattaatttacattgtaACGCGTCTCGTCTCTGTACGGACATGTCAAAATTTCTTAATCGCTCGCTTCGTCGATCGTATAGGAAACACTGTGCCACTGTGACCATTTCAACAGGCCCTAGCCGAGGGCGGAGCAGCGACGCAGGTTTCACTCGGCTTACctgcaacaataaaaaaaaaaaacaatattaaaatcctTCGATCGATACAAATTTTCATAACGCTTCCGAACGGGACGAGATATGAACAGAAAGGGTCGCTTAAAAAGAATAGCGGTATTTAAATGACCAAAAAACAAGGTCCGTTCAGATTCGATTCTATCGCAGTGTCGCCGGAGCCCTCCGCCGCGTTCACACGTAACGGCCGaaaaaaaacatcccgaagCAATCGAGACGAGGTGACGAAACGTTCAGTCTCATTATCTgagaatttattaacgaatcgcTCGGACCGGAAAACCGAAATgggaaagaaataaaaatttgaccTCGCCCGCGGTCATCTAAACTTTGTATGGCGTCAATGAAAAAAGAAGTCGAACGGGTCGGCCGGACCCGCGCCTGAATGAAACGGCGAAGGACCCGAGGATCGAAAGATAAGAGGGAAGATTAGGGCGTcgtggtaaaaaaaaattaaagcggCTTTAATGTGGAGGTAGTGTTGTGAATGAAGAGAGCCCATTGAGCTCGCGCCCACGCACGACCGGCAACGTTATCTCGCTAAGGAGCTCGCTGCCGTGCGCCCGCGCCGACTCGACGCCGCCGCGAACAATACTCATTGTACATTCataaattaacgttttttaCCCTTAGAACAATTCCCGCTTTGTATTATTCAAATGAACTCTAGTGAATGGTATTAGACTTAGGTGTGCCCGGATTACGGACGAAATGATGATTTACCAACGTATTTTGATCGAGTCATGCATTACAATGCGTGTAATCTTCGAAACTGAGGCACAATAAACACGATATTGATCGAATTTAACGTTTTAAGTTCGGATGCGAAAcgtaacgtaatattataatttaaattactttattgacTTGAGCAGGGAGGCTGCGGAGGGCATCGAGGGTTTGATTCGGTATTAATATTACttgcttaaataaaaacgatacaGGTATGTTATTTAAGTCAAAAACGAGGACCGTCGATTTCGGAGCATTCTTTTTGGCTCCTTTAAAAGAATGCCGCGATAAGGGGTTATTTTCGCGTCAAGGAATTCGCTTGGCAAAAAGGCGTGAAatcgaaaataatacaaaagattATAGATGTGAATTTGTGAGTGTTCGGTCGATACAGAATTCCTGGCGATGCCTCCGTGTGCGGCGGCGTCGACGACGCGATTTATTGTAATGAGGCGAGGATTCTGCGGTGTGTTCTAAGAAATGCTTTGACGTCTCTTAGAAAAATGTCACTAGACGACCCTATCTCGACGCTCACCTCCGCACGATCGAAATCTGTGCATTCATGGTCACGAAACATAATAAAAGGTGTGTTTTAATTATCATACTacgttttataattgtatttcttattttatttaaaatgacttcGTTTAAACATAGCCGATATTAATGACATTGGTACCTAAACCGCTAGAGGTCAAACTATTTtgtatgtcattttttttaagtaaaagtttattaaacttGTACCTAACAAACTTTGTATCaaagtcaaatatataatttgcgcCATAGTccgaagttattttaaataaaacaaaaaatggcCTGTTTTTATAAACTCAAAGTATCTAAACTTATTAAGACGTACAATACACTTTTTGGTAACAAAGATGTTCCTAAcagtacattattataatattctttcatGAAGAATGAATGAAGCGTTTGATTGATGGCGGGCTATGAGATCCGATACAAACATTGCGCATCACGGAGACATGTAATTTGGGCAGGTCAGCAGCGTCCGTAGGTGTACGGTGCGCGCTGACACTGACAAATGACATAAGATTGCAATCTCTCCTCGCCGCCCTCGCTCCCTTCCGCCTCGACGCGCCTCCATTGTTTTCAATTACCGACATGACACTCAGCTCAAGTCTCTACTAAACCGCAACTCTGTTTATGGTCCTATCGATATCTTTACTACGATCGTCCATTTACGATTTCCCTCGTTTGCATATGAGCGGCGAGTTAGCTCGACAATTTGAATCAATCACCGGGTATCGTTTTAATAGCCTATGTTCTTTAAGATTCATAGTCTATCCCTTAATACGAGTTTTAACGTTACGACTTTAGTAAGTGATCGTATATTTACCTTTTATAAAAGGGTTTGAAGGCAGCTGAACCCTCGTTGTGATGTTGGTTGGGCTGGTGGTTATTAGCATGGTGGGGGTTGTGGTAGGGGTCACGCTGCGGTGACTGTTGGTGCCGTGGGAAGCAGTATCCGGACCCACCACCACTGCCGAGCGGGTTTGCTACGCTGGGCACCTTCATGTTGGGTGGCGTCTGGGGTGGAGTGTCTGTTTGAACATCAGGAAAGGCAGCTGGGTGCACGCATGGGTGCTGGCCTCCATACTGGGCACCAGGAAAGCCACCGTACCGGCCGTAAGAGCCACTGGCCGGACTGGCCGCCGCTGTCGCGGGTAAAGCGAATCCATTAGAACTGCCGTCGCCGGCTGCAGCTCGCTCAGGTCCAGGTCCATAACCGTGCTGCGGCCAGGGCTGAGCAGCGGGTGGTGGCGTTTTACAAGCTGCCGTATCTGCTAGTGACCATATCTTCGGCTTGGACGCCGGTATTGGCACTCCACAGTCTGAAGTTCCTCGCTTTGATTCCTCCTTTATTCCATAACCGAGCAGCTGGCTGTGCATCCCCTGCAGTAACTCGTCGCCCTTCCTTTCCTCATCTGTAAAGATAATCGTGAGCTCATATCATAATCCGAAATCAAACAATACGCTAAAGTACAAAGCATCGACATCAGATTAGTCGCAATAGCCGATGCTATAACTAACGCAATGTCAATAGAGAGAGCTTAAATTGCGTATTTCTCAAAATCGATGCGGTCCGCATCGTATCCGACGTGACCGTTACACCGGGGACGTAAGTTTTCTCTCGTAAGATGCGGTATCTTCGGCATCCCTCTGGGTAAGTCGTGTGAAAATACGTTTGGCGTGCAGTGACCCATTCGTTAAGTGGTTATCCGATTAGCGAAGTGAAAATACCACTTTGGGGCGCGACTCCCCTGCCGCGGGCGATGCCGATCCCTTTCGTATTTAAGCCGAGCATTTATTTCGCATTTCCCGACTCCCCCGCGGCACCGCACTCGTCTCCGCGGAATGCGAGCTTCGACCCGCACAATTAATGGTCAACCTCACTTCCCGTCCTTTCTCTATACCCGTGGATGTTTCTGCATTACTTTTTACGCTGTCGATGGAAAATAACGAAGcgataaaacgttaaaaattttCGCCAGTTTCATAACCGTTACGAAATTGAGCCGAACATTATCcgtgattttaaaaaattgtattattgtacaattacacaaaaatgtttattcagcAAAATTTTATAAGGCTCTAAGTATTATCATAATACCATTTTCCGTTGTAAAGTGGCTTTTGGGGGCGCAGAGGGTTCGGGAGCCTAATGAAATTCAGAGTCGTAGCGGGGGCGCGAGGCGCGACCGCTCGACTTCATTCGCTTTATTCCATTTAATGCTGACTGCTCCTAGCTTTTAAGAGGGGTTATCCGGCTTGCCCTTCACTAGGGATAAATAGGGATGCCACTGATACTCCGCACGAAGATATTTATCCggcaaattgttttaattttcattgtattaatCTAATAAAGGCCCACAACGGCGGGAGATAAGCGGGAATTGGATGATTTCGTAACGTATTATTCGCGCAATACGTTCGATgtgttcattaatttaatttctatacaAATTATTAGGGTCGCTTATTTGCTTTAAATCTATGACGATGGGAGTTAGTTAATTTCGTTAACGtgatttaaattgaatcaaGTGAaacataattagaaatattttgaacGAGAAAATGTACGATAAGTTATTGTAGTTACGAACGCAACATGCCGATCGCTTGAACTGCGAGCAAAGAAAACAAAAGCACACGCTTCGTAGGTTTGGATTGCGCATTACGGATCAATTTCCATTATCCAATTGCACCGATACCCGAGTGTAACCTGCCCATTAATTTCAGATCCTACCTCACCCCAGTATGCAAACCACGACTCTCGGGGAACGTAGCGAACGCGTGGAAATCGTAGCGTGCACCAAGCTTTAGTCGAAGTGGTTTTTCCCTTTAGTCATCGAACCCGGGGGTGAGTGAGACATAATAAAAACTCGTCACAGCCCAGAGGGACGCTGAGACCTCCCTGCACTCGACTGCACTCCGAGCGAGGTCGCTGCAATTTATTGCTCCTCGAGCGACGTCCACAGAGTAACTACACACTTGTTTGCAGAGCCTACACGGTTTCCATTAACGCGCATCggattaatatttcgtttgCGACGCGTGCGTTCACGACGAAACTTAACATTCATAGCTGGGGACCGCTTCTATTCATGAGTGGCTTAGCCCGGGATAGTTTCGATGTTTGTTTGCCGACGACTTTCGGGGATCGCGTGTGAAAGCTTTTATATTTGCTTTGtttgctccgacttaaaatgatatattacacGTCGCGAACATTGACATTTCGCTAAAAGAATGGTTAAGCGTGTCGGACGCTGCGTGTTATGGTTTGTTTGGTTAGGCGATGGGAAATGCAATAATATTGTCGGATTAAGATTAGGCGGATCGGGTTTGTGTTGCGTTTGGGTCATTACGCgagataaaatgttttcttgatGAGCGTGGATAATCTTTTCTTCAAATAgacttttatttatcttgtattttaattattacatttaaaacgttaatattatataatgttggTAATCGaataattttttagttaaagCTTATGGAATCGTTGAAGCAAATTCCACCAATTCCAGGTGgacttccaaattcaaaattatgaaattgaaCGATTGGAAGTCATTTGATTGGTATTTTTgtcttatgtttattaaaaactccACTCACTCTAGTGGAACTCTCCTAACTTGTGGAAAGTTAACATCAAGGAGTCTTCATGACTTGTTTTTCTTAACGtttacattcaaattataaaccGCACTTACTGATAGTGAACTACTCCGTGTAACTAGTTATTTTAGTAGTATAACGTTAGACTCATAACGCGTTTTAATAACCGAGGAGATCTATGTTAAAAGAatgatttaattctatttatacaAGTCGTTTTATTTAGTAACTTTTCATCAACATCAGAAACAGTTAATATTACGCGAACATTGTgtggagtatttttttttacatcaccGACGGGAAGGCGTGGAAATTGCGGGACACGTGCCGCTACGCCACCGCAGGGCGCCCTCAccaaagcatttttttttcgataaaatttcataaatttatctgGAAGGGTTTATGgctataacatttatataaattgttcatattgaatttattttgaagttataGTTAAGTTGAGtttattttgaagttatatatgtaatgtaaattataattgttttatttatatattatgttttgaagTTATAAAGCTAACAACACtcttgctttataaatatatacattttctagGTAAGCTATGTTTTAGTGTTTagaattcttaaatataaatataaattctaatagTTGAATATTCATAACGTGTGAGAAATCTCGACTATATATTACGGTATTTATTGCAGTATCTGTAGGCGGTATTAAGATTAACAAATGAATTCGTTTAACATTGCATTAATTAACTGTTAAGAGGTATACGTGaactaatattcattttatatatttacacctACACTAGTATGAGATAAAagtgtatatattaatactgttcataaatagaaatgtatttgtaattttcttatattaatttatactagacttatttcatatattttattttattgactgtGATTGGCTActagattatttatatcaagATAGATACTCGATGgttttttttcgatatttaaaatttaattttttttttttttattagtttcgtATGATCGGTGCGTAGACATGCGTCTAAAGATTTAAAGAATGGCTCTTCTAGTGAATGACACGTGTTAACGTTTCATTGACATCGACACTCctgttattatatgatattttatgacCCCGAGCGGCGTTAGAGGCGGCGCGCGTACCGAGTGCACTTCTGTCCGAAGTGGTTTTCATTATACGACGTATGGCGATTGTTAGCCGTGACGCGACGCACCCCCGATCCATTAACCCCGTGAATTTCGAAATCCCGAATCGACCACGACAATTCCTTATTTATGACGTTGACAACCGCAACTAAAAACCACTTCGCGCTAAACCACCCCACGTCTGTATTTTACTGCCGAACGCATTAAAAAATTTTCCATTCACGAACGAGGAATGAAAGAGATATTGTTTTGAAACGCTAAACATTATAAATCCCCCGAACCGTTCCTACTTACGTTCAACCGAATGTCATAAAAGAAGCGATCGACGAGCCCGACAAATCCTTTGGCAAGAACATGAAGTAGGGCAGATCGTCAGACGCGCTGAATGCGACCTCCGTCGGCCTGTACCTACAGACGGAAGAAGCGTTATATGAAATTTGAGCCCGGGCGCCGCCCACTTTACTACAAATAGGAAATCCGGCAGCGAGGAGCGGTTACGCACAGTTACACGCCTGAGACCGGCCCCCCTCCCGTCACACGCCCTCTCCCCACCCCCCCGGCCTCCTCTCCGGGTCCCGCACACCCTCCGGCCCTCGACCGGGTTATGCCAATTCACTCGACGATTTATACACCGacaaaattaaagcaatttgAGCGTTCAGCACTGTCTCGAACCGAACTTGAAATGACACGCATCAATAAAGTACATACTTAAGTTGGCACAATCGATTTGCATTCGCAGAGGCACATCAACGATCAAATGAAATGGTATACATACAAGTCGCATAGCAGCATGGTTACAAGTATATATGCGCAGATTGAAACATCGAGACTGAATCAACATTCGGCGGTCAATCCGAGTCGGAGCACGTTGCCTCAGCTAGACGAGCGATCTATTAGCATAACCGCTTCGGAAATTGACTGTCGAATGTTGGAAAAGAGATCGAACTCAACGAACctttgttagtttttattttatcctccTGTTCTTTCTCCTCGTCGGAGAGCATTGTATCGTCGTCATCATCGGTCTTGTTCTTCGGCTCCCACGTCATCTTGTTCTCCTTCTTGAGACGCCGGCGCGCGTTCGCGAACCATGTGGAC from Vanessa tameamea isolate UH-Manoa-2023 chromosome Z, ilVanTame1 primary haplotype, whole genome shotgun sequence includes these protein-coding regions:
- the LOC113403981 gene encoding homeobox protein araucan-like isoform X2 codes for the protein MIVPMAAYAQFGYSYPSASQLLVGSSGAGNGGAATSPDGGSSSAPPLSPGGSGVVGGALSPGAGSHASTPAASCCDTPRPIITDPVSGQTVCSCQYDGARLALTSYPRLSSAAVGVYGAPYPSTDQNPYPSIGVDSSAFYSPLSNPYALKESGGEMSAWTSAGLQPSGGYYPYDPTLAAYGYGAGYDLAARRKNATRESTATLKAWLNEHKKNPYPTKGEKIMLAIITKMTLTQVSTWFANARRRLKKENKMTWEPKNKTDDDDDTMLSDEEKEQEDKIKTNKDEERKGDELLQGMHSQLLGYGIKEESKRGTSDCGVPIPASKPKIWSLADTAACKTPPPAAQPWPQHGYGPGPERAAAGDGSSNGFALPATAAASPASGSYGRYGGFPGAQYGGQHPCVHPAAFPDVQTDTPPQTPPNMKVPSVANPLGSGGGSGYCFPRHQQSPQRDPYHNPHHANNHQPNQHHNEGSAAFKPFYKR